In the Candidatus Omnitrophota bacterium genome, ATCTCGCAAGCGTGACGACCTCGTCTTCGATTTTCATATTTATACCGACCTCGCCTATTGAAGACTGGTCCATGCTTGTAAGCACCGTGACTCCCAGGAGTTTCGGCCTCTTCTCCGATTCCCGCGCCGCCTCTACGGCCCTCATCATCATCTCCGAGCCGCCGAGCGCGTGGATATTCATCATGAACACGCCTAACTTCGCGGCCGACCTTACCGCATGGGCGACAGTATTGGGGATGTCGTGGAATTTAAGGTCGAGGAATACCTTGGCGCCGCTGTCGTGCACGAGCGCGACCGCATCCGGGCCGCATAAAGTGAACAGGCCCATGCCGACCTTGAAGATCCGCACGTCCGGGCTCAATTTTTTTACCATCTCTTTCGCCTCGGCGAGTGATCTCAAGTCGAGCGCCACGATAAGTTTTTCGGAAGCTTTTATGTCTTGAGGCATCCGGTGAGTTCCTTTATATTTTTTATCTTCCCTTGCCGCATATATTTTTCCATTCCGCTGATGATATCGGCGGCGGCCTTCGGATTTACGAAATTCGCGGTCCCGA is a window encoding:
- the pyrF gene encoding orotidine-5'-phosphate decarboxylase; this translates as MPQDIKASEKLIVALDLRSLAEAKEMVKKLSPDVRIFKVGMGLFTLCGPDAVALVHDSGAKVFLDLKFHDIPNTVAHAVRSAAKLGVFMMNIHALGGSEMMMRAVEAARESEKRPKLLGVTVLTSMDQSSIGEVGINMKIEDEVVTLAR